A window of the Halococcus salifodinae DSM 8989 genome harbors these coding sequences:
- a CDS encoding transposase, whose protein sequence is MAQREDHITEQIAAEGFTSPVEEPIDRDYVYIAEKIADRRVRFHPAEDRYEHRGEEDVIAMARLHVYWHVVEELDSWPQIARHLRNTDGVVDALGLDSPRSRETIRLSWKNQFAHAHERLRRMAEHVRDKIGWGRDGVLMAMGVDDGSQSFPEFTEEGVREAAKDRAYDRIRPILTDVVDFDRADNVSVPSEDLTDYAGWLARRREMYPESVDSYVAEMDALEDEPFDPETYRRAVRNKERERVVVDGEVHWVKPRASVNDTAPNPDVYDSWDALAADGVDWSIDLLDDPGGTDNWHSTAEEGIERFVTELTEDGVIDGPVPVCIDGSIRSWHKHPRGSDDRPDGVYRESYFDTNYGWKDLSANAIIDGRSVVLANVSSVPGDKFFQAVKYLIDRATDLVDVECFFADAEFSNVDICRYIHHIGEDYIMRKSHREPVKRLFETFSGTADWEENYEMNSKRKGMTHKTTLFAVEKRGQTDVKKGEKRHDDHEQAGFDDFDFDQAEGQLTWSDLAPDDDVEYVAFITNKDIDSAGIHPELTPEDRRDETTVWSLAEQYRRRWSIETTFRQIKHQFLPRTRSRDLGTRRFVWMLAILLYNAWATINLFVQSWAAQTFDEDDTDPPVRGKVMLEEIAKTDYG, encoded by the coding sequence GTGGCACAACGGGAAGACCACATCACCGAGCAGATCGCTGCCGAGGGATTCACATCACCCGTCGAAGAGCCGATAGACCGCGATTACGTCTACATCGCCGAGAAGATCGCTGATCGTCGCGTCCGGTTTCACCCCGCCGAAGACAGATACGAACACCGTGGCGAGGAAGACGTCATCGCGATGGCCCGCCTCCACGTCTATTGGCACGTCGTAGAAGAGCTTGACTCGTGGCCACAGATCGCCCGGCACCTCCGTAACACCGACGGCGTGGTCGATGCTCTCGGACTCGACTCCCCGCGCAGTCGCGAGACGATCCGGCTGTCGTGGAAAAACCAGTTCGCCCACGCACACGAGCGCCTCCGCAGGATGGCCGAACACGTCCGCGATAAGATCGGCTGGGGCAGGGACGGTGTCCTCATGGCGATGGGTGTCGATGACGGGTCTCAATCCTTTCCCGAGTTCACCGAGGAAGGTGTCCGTGAGGCGGCGAAGGACCGCGCCTACGACCGCATCCGCCCGATTCTGACGGACGTCGTGGACTTCGATCGCGCCGACAACGTCTCCGTTCCGAGTGAAGACCTCACCGACTACGCCGGGTGGCTTGCACGGCGGCGAGAGATGTACCCCGAGTCGGTGGACTCCTATGTCGCCGAGATGGACGCCCTCGAAGACGAGCCGTTCGATCCCGAGACGTACCGCCGCGCCGTCCGGAACAAGGAACGTGAGCGTGTCGTCGTCGATGGCGAGGTCCACTGGGTGAAACCACGTGCCTCCGTTAACGATACGGCTCCGAACCCGGACGTCTACGACAGTTGGGACGCTCTCGCCGCCGACGGCGTCGACTGGAGCATCGATCTCCTCGATGACCCAGGTGGGACTGACAACTGGCACTCCACCGCCGAGGAAGGCATCGAGCGTTTCGTCACTGAACTCACCGAAGACGGTGTCATCGACGGCCCGGTGCCGGTCTGTATCGACGGGTCGATTCGGAGCTGGCACAAACACCCTCGGGGGAGCGACGACCGCCCGGACGGTGTCTATCGGGAATCCTACTTCGACACCAACTACGGCTGGAAGGACCTCTCCGCCAACGCCATCATCGATGGGCGGAGCGTCGTACTGGCGAACGTATCGTCAGTTCCAGGCGACAAGTTCTTCCAGGCTGTGAAGTACCTCATCGACCGCGCCACTGACCTCGTGGACGTCGAGTGTTTCTTCGCCGATGCCGAATTCTCCAACGTGGATATCTGTCGCTATATCCACCACATCGGCGAGGACTACATCATGCGGAAATCTCACCGTGAACCCGTAAAACGGTTGTTCGAAACGTTCTCCGGAACGGCTGACTGGGAAGAGAACTACGAGATGAACTCGAAGAGGAAAGGAATGACCCACAAGACGACCCTCTTCGCGGTGGAAAAACGCGGCCAGACCGATGTTAAGAAGGGCGAGAAACGCCACGATGACCACGAACAGGCTGGATTTGATGACTTCGACTTCGATCAGGCCGAGGGACAACTCACGTGGAGCGATCTCGCGCCCGACGATGACGTCGAGTACGTCGCGTTCATCACGAACAAGGACATCGACAGCGCCGGTATCCACCCAGAGCTAACCCCGGAAGATCGCAGAGATGAGACGACTGTCTGGAGCCTCGCCGAACAATACAGACGGCGCTGGTCAATCGAAACGACGTTCCGACAGATCAAGCATCAGTTCCTCCCGCGGACGAGGTCGCGTGACCTCGGCACCCGGCGATTCGTCTGGATGCTCGCCATCCTCCTGTA